A single region of the Halorubrum depositum genome encodes:
- a CDS encoding polysaccharide deacetylase family protein translates to MYRDSDDVDRSQNGVPEGYEFALCLTHDVDRPYKTYQGLFYALTEEPLYHLSSLRPGVNPYWQFEEIAEIESDLGVRSAFYVLNEPNLFKNREPGEWLRPESLLEHAGRYDPTDDAIASVLRRLDENGWEVGLHGSFHSATDRERLAEEKRVLESVLGHEVRGGRQHHLKLGDETWEYHRDLGLEYDASLGSSSSVGFVHGYDPVRPFDDEFVVFPLTAMEVALPDPGEDFESAWAACEDLIDEAVANDAVMTVLWHPRYFNEREFPGYRRLYRRLVEHALERGGWVGPPGDLLDRETRESLPKPA, encoded by the coding sequence ATGTATCGTGATTCCGACGACGTCGATCGGTCGCAGAACGGGGTTCCGGAGGGGTACGAGTTCGCGCTCTGTCTGACTCACGACGTCGACAGACCGTACAAGACGTATCAGGGGTTGTTTTACGCGCTCACCGAGGAGCCGCTGTACCACCTCTCCTCGCTGCGACCGGGGGTCAATCCGTACTGGCAGTTCGAGGAGATCGCCGAAATCGAATCGGATCTCGGCGTGCGCTCGGCCTTCTACGTGCTGAACGAGCCGAACCTGTTCAAGAACCGGGAGCCGGGGGAGTGGCTCCGTCCGGAGAGCCTCCTCGAACACGCCGGGAGATACGATCCGACCGACGACGCCATCGCGTCCGTCCTCCGACGGCTCGACGAGAACGGATGGGAGGTCGGGCTCCACGGCTCGTTTCACTCCGCGACCGACCGAGAACGGCTCGCCGAGGAGAAGCGAGTGCTGGAGTCGGTCCTCGGACACGAGGTGCGCGGCGGACGGCAACACCACCTCAAACTCGGCGACGAAACGTGGGAGTACCACCGCGATCTCGGCCTGGAGTACGACGCGAGTCTCGGGTCGAGCTCGTCCGTCGGCTTCGTTCACGGGTACGACCCCGTCCGACCGTTCGACGACGAGTTCGTCGTCTTCCCGCTCACCGCCATGGAGGTCGCGCTGCCGGATCCCGGCGAGGACTTCGAGTCCGCCTGGGCCGCCTGCGAGGACCTGATCGACGAGGCCGTCGCCAACGACGCGGTGATGACCGTGCTGTGGCATCCACGGTACTTCAACGAGCGTGAGTTCCCGGGGTACCGACGGCTCTACCGGCGGCTCGTCGAACACGCGCTAGAGCGAGGGGGGTGGGTCGGTCCGCCGGGCGATCTGCTGGACCGGGAGACGCGGGAATCGCTCCCGAAGCCGGCATAG
- a CDS encoding GNAT family N-acetyltransferase, protein MSVTVEPVRTESIDGLDGTWNDHVRRSPMGTLFHRWEVLDIVAEHTDAKLHRLVGSKGDEVIGLFPLFEMRKGPFSVLFSPPPGMAIPNLGPILANYEKMKQHSFEHMHSGFVEEVMEWAESVIDPKFVRFETVPEYEDARPYAWREFDVRPRYTYHLPIGDTRTEILQRFKRSRRKDILRHVDADYEVFESDQEGIEFVLKKIAERYEAQGKTFDVDVDYVLTMYERLPDGVVRSYVAAVDGEWKTGVVTLEHDGVVQWWFGAGKPDSDLPLTDLVHLWILHDASERGVKTCDLVGANTERITDFKSKYNPDLVSYYAVERGTRLMNVVADIYKKFQ, encoded by the coding sequence ATGAGTGTCACGGTCGAACCGGTCCGTACGGAGTCGATCGACGGCCTTGACGGGACGTGGAACGACCATGTCCGGCGCTCTCCGATGGGGACGCTCTTTCACCGTTGGGAAGTGCTCGACATCGTCGCGGAACACACCGACGCGAAGCTGCACCGACTGGTGGGTTCGAAGGGCGACGAAGTCATCGGCCTCTTTCCGCTGTTCGAGATGCGGAAGGGCCCATTCAGCGTCCTCTTTTCTCCACCACCGGGGATGGCGATTCCGAACCTCGGACCGATACTCGCCAACTACGAGAAGATGAAACAACACTCGTTCGAGCACATGCACAGCGGATTCGTCGAGGAGGTGATGGAGTGGGCCGAGTCGGTCATCGATCCCAAGTTCGTTCGGTTCGAGACCGTTCCCGAGTACGAGGACGCCCGTCCGTACGCCTGGCGGGAGTTCGACGTTCGGCCGCGGTACACCTACCACCTCCCTATCGGCGATACTCGAACGGAGATACTCCAGCGGTTCAAGCGGAGCCGGAGAAAGGACATCCTCCGGCACGTCGACGCGGACTACGAGGTATTCGAGTCCGATCAAGAGGGTATCGAGTTCGTCCTCAAGAAGATCGCAGAGCGATACGAGGCCCAGGGGAAGACGTTCGACGTCGACGTCGACTACGTGCTGACGATGTACGAACGGCTTCCCGACGGCGTCGTCAGATCTTACGTCGCCGCTGTCGACGGCGAGTGGAAGACGGGCGTCGTAACGCTCGAGCACGACGGCGTCGTCCAGTGGTGGTTCGGTGCCGGGAAGCCGGACAGCGACCTACCCCTGACCGACCTCGTTCACCTCTGGATACTCCACGACGCGTCCGAACGGGGCGTCAAAACCTGCGATCTCGTCGGCGCGAACACGGAGCGGATCACGGACTTCAAATCGAAGTACAACCCCGATCTCGTGTCTTACTACGCTGTCGAGCGAGGGACACGACTCATGAACGTAGTCGCGGACATATACAAAAAGTTTCAATAA
- a CDS encoding alkaline phosphatase family protein gives MTKLLSLGLDGAAWHKLDRMMADGKLPNLERMVEDGTRAPLETVLPPVTCPAWRCSTSGKNPGQVGVFWWLNLDRPTGRITSPTADSFDTADVWDYLSEEGRRCAVLNVPMTYPPSELDGVMVSGFGAPFEIDLDADSITHPPELQDRLEEEYDWQVGIDDVNDPGGVEEALDLIRSRFELLLDTLEDGEFDYVHLTVFYINVLQHHFGDGPETERGWELIDEYLGKLPDDLTKVVYSDHGHSHIERTFVINKYLIDNGYLSIESQAGDEVTGGIYTALKRVGISPRTAGALARRVLPEGLYERLVQSGYPIPTFELANRVNWEESDAVALSQGPIYVNRDRLGDDYERFRDDLKAELESVSIEGESPFDSVAYAEDVYSGDHLDEAPDLLLVAADEWEVYGGVTPSVIERQATSWTSGNHPIGVLLVHGADVTAGELQTRSILDIAPTVLRYLDAPVPTDMNGESFGEPFRDGLPERRTREPIAGGAGRDAVQDEELESRLEDLGYLE, from the coding sequence ATGACAAAATTGCTCTCACTCGGACTCGACGGCGCCGCGTGGCACAAACTCGACCGGATGATGGCCGACGGGAAGCTCCCGAACCTCGAACGGATGGTCGAGGACGGGACGAGGGCGCCGCTCGAAACCGTGCTTCCCCCGGTGACCTGTCCGGCGTGGCGCTGCTCCACGTCCGGAAAGAACCCCGGACAGGTCGGGGTGTTCTGGTGGCTCAACCTGGACCGACCGACCGGTCGGATCACCTCGCCGACCGCCGACTCGTTCGACACGGCCGACGTCTGGGACTACCTCTCCGAGGAGGGGAGGCGCTGCGCGGTGTTGAACGTCCCGATGACGTACCCTCCGTCGGAGCTCGACGGCGTCATGGTGTCGGGGTTCGGCGCGCCGTTCGAGATCGACCTCGACGCGGATTCGATAACGCACCCGCCGGAGCTGCAGGACCGGTTAGAGGAGGAGTACGACTGGCAGGTCGGCATCGACGACGTGAACGACCCCGGCGGCGTCGAGGAGGCGCTCGACCTGATCCGATCGCGGTTCGAGCTGCTGCTCGACACCCTCGAAGACGGGGAGTTCGACTACGTCCACCTCACCGTGTTCTACATCAACGTCCTCCAACACCACTTCGGCGACGGGCCGGAGACGGAGCGCGGGTGGGAACTCATCGACGAGTACCTCGGGAAGCTCCCGGACGACCTGACGAAGGTCGTCTACTCCGATCACGGCCACTCGCACATAGAGCGGACGTTCGTCATCAACAAGTACCTCATCGACAACGGGTACCTCTCGATCGAGAGCCAGGCCGGCGACGAGGTGACCGGCGGCATCTACACCGCGCTCAAGCGGGTCGGGATCTCGCCGCGGACGGCGGGCGCGCTCGCCCGGCGAGTGCTTCCCGAGGGGCTCTACGAGCGGCTCGTCCAGTCTGGATACCCGATACCCACCTTCGAGCTTGCGAACCGAGTGAACTGGGAGGAGTCCGACGCCGTGGCGCTGAGTCAGGGACCGATATACGTCAACCGCGACCGGCTCGGCGACGATTACGAGCGGTTCAGAGACGATCTGAAGGCGGAGCTGGAGTCGGTGTCTATCGAGGGGGAATCCCCCTTCGACTCGGTCGCGTACGCGGAGGACGTGTACAGCGGAGATCACCTGGACGAGGCGCCCGACCTGCTGCTCGTCGCGGCCGACGAGTGGGAGGTGTACGGCGGCGTCACTCCCTCCGTGATCGAGCGGCAGGCCACCTCGTGGACGTCCGGCAACCACCCGATCGGGGTGCTCCTCGTCCACGGCGCCGACGTGACCGCCGGAGAACTTCAGACGCGGTCGATACTCGATATCGCGCCGACGGTGCTCCGATACCTCGACGCGCCGGTCCCGACCGACATGAACGGCGAATCGTTCGGCGAACCCTTCCGCGACGGGCTCCCGGAACGCCGGACGAGGGAGCCGATCGCGGGGGGAGCGGGGCGGGACGCCGTGCAGGACGAGGAGCTCGAAAGCCGCCTCGAAGACCTCGGTTACCTCGAATGA
- a CDS encoding glycoside hydrolase family protein gives MSRNVPALPKAGGDRSKTDADPWARHHLVAALDYAREREYRGWDLYDGESSRVLRAMPMNNKWVNLVFQQTVRRSPVNIRPLLLVEQRRNFMGIALFAVANLRAYELTGQERFREDARELVDWLIENQSEGYHGFCGGHKHPLQRLSKRKYPNDPGIVGTTYAVKALLAAGEYIDPSYRDVALTAADFVFEDLEYSSHPAGARIKYNPVDNGDHYTLNANALGARLLMNLYDVAGEPRFREGARNILDYVAAQQTEEGGWMYRDPPESSHLSLDNFHNGFVIESLLRFQEISGTTRYAETLSDAVRFYRGLFTDDGAPWFDESNEYPRDVHSSAQGAVVFTMLGDREFARRLIEWAVRNLSNQKGAFYHEQHRHYTKRTTFMRWCQAWMAHGISRYLTSALE, from the coding sequence ATGAGCCGCAACGTTCCCGCCCTCCCGAAAGCCGGCGGCGACCGGTCGAAGACCGACGCCGACCCGTGGGCGAGACATCATCTCGTCGCGGCGCTCGATTACGCCCGCGAGCGGGAGTACCGCGGCTGGGACCTCTACGACGGCGAGAGCAGCCGCGTTCTCAGGGCCATGCCGATGAACAACAAGTGGGTGAACCTCGTCTTCCAACAGACCGTCCGCCGGTCACCGGTGAACATTCGCCCGCTCCTCCTCGTCGAACAGCGCCGGAACTTCATGGGGATCGCGCTGTTCGCCGTCGCGAACCTTCGGGCGTACGAGCTGACCGGTCAAGAGCGGTTCCGCGAGGACGCCCGCGAGCTCGTCGACTGGCTCATCGAGAACCAGAGCGAGGGGTATCACGGCTTCTGCGGCGGGCACAAACACCCGCTACAGAGGCTCTCGAAGCGGAAGTACCCGAACGATCCGGGGATCGTCGGAACGACGTACGCGGTGAAGGCGCTGCTGGCCGCCGGGGAGTACATCGACCCGTCGTACCGCGACGTGGCGCTCACCGCCGCCGACTTCGTCTTCGAGGACCTCGAATACTCGAGCCACCCCGCCGGCGCGCGGATCAAGTACAACCCCGTCGACAACGGCGATCACTACACGCTGAACGCGAACGCGCTCGGGGCGCGGCTGCTGATGAATCTCTACGACGTGGCCGGCGAGCCGCGGTTCCGAGAGGGCGCCCGGAACATACTCGACTACGTGGCGGCCCAGCAGACGGAGGAGGGCGGCTGGATGTACCGCGATCCGCCGGAGAGCTCTCACCTCTCGCTCGACAACTTCCACAACGGGTTCGTCATCGAGTCGCTCCTCAGGTTCCAAGAGATCAGCGGGACCACCCGGTACGCGGAGACGCTCTCCGACGCCGTGCGGTTCTACCGCGGGCTGTTCACAGACGACGGCGCGCCGTGGTTCGACGAGTCGAACGAGTACCCGCGCGACGTCCACTCGTCGGCGCAGGGCGCCGTCGTGTTCACCATGCTCGGCGACAGGGAGTTCGCCCGGCGACTGATCGAGTGGGCCGTGAGGAACCTCTCGAACCAGAAGGGGGCGTTCTACCACGAACAGCACAGGCACTACACGAAACGAACCACGTTCATGCGGTGGTGCCAGGCGTGGATGGCGCACGGCATCTCGCGCTACCTCACGTCCGCGCTGGAGTGA